From the Halomonas sp. MCCC 1A13316 genome, the window AGCACGAGATGCAGAAGCGCAACGCCGCCAAGCAGGAGGCGGAGGATGCCAAGGCCGATATCGGCTGGGGCAGCCAGATCCGCTCCTACGTGCTCGACGACCAGCGCATCAAGGATCTGCGTACCGGGGTACAGACGAGTAACTGTGACCGGGTGCTGGACGGCGACCTGGACGCCTTCATCGAAGCCAGCTTGAAACAAGGGCTATAGCCTGCTGCGCCCCTCGAGGGGCGCCTTGTCTCAGCTTCGCTCGCGCGGCTTCCGTCGCGTTTACTCCACGCATATTGTGATTGCCAACAGGTAGCGAGATGGCCAACCAGAGCTCTTCCCCGGACAGCCCCCAGACCGACGACAACCGCTTGATCGCCGAGCGTCGGGCCAAGCTGGCGGCACGCCGCGAGCGTGCCGCCGAGACCGGCGGCAGCGCCTTCCCCAACGACTTCCGTCGCGACAGCCTGGCGGCCGAACTGACGGCCGAGCTGGGCGAGAAGGACAAGGCGGAGCTCGAAGCGTTGAACCGCCCCGCGGCAGTAGCCGGGCGCATCATGCGCAAGCGCGGTCCGTTCCTGGTGATCCAGGACCCCAGCGGCGTCATTCAGCTCTACGTCGACAAGAAGGGGCTGCCGGAAGAGACGCTCGAGGACATCAAGGGCTGGGACATCGGCGACATCGTGGCCGGGCGCGGCCCGGTGCACAAGTCGGGCAAGGGCGACCTCTACGTGATGATGGAAGAGGCCAAGCTGCTGACCAAGAGCCTGCGCCCGCTTCCGGACAAATTCCATGGCCTGACCGACATGGAGGCGCGCTATCGTCAGCGCTATGTCGACCTAATCATGAACCCCGACTCGCGCAAGGTGTTTGAGACCCGCGCGGGCGTGATCAGCGCCATGCGTCGTTTTTTCGAGGAGCGCGGCTTCATGGAGGTGGAAACCCCCATGTTGCAGCCGATTCCCGGTGGTGCCACCGCGCGGCCCTTCATCACCCACCACAACGCGCTCGACATCGACATGTATCTGCGCATCGCGCCGGAGCTCTACCTCAAGCGCCTGGTCGTGGGCGGCTTCGAGAAGGTCTTCGAGATCAACCGCAACTTCAGGAACGAAGGCCTCTCGACGCGCCACAACCCCGAATTCACCATGGTCGAGTTCTACCAGGCCCACGCCAACCATCACGACCTGATGGACCTCACCGAGGAGATGCTCCGCGCCATCGCGCTCAAGGTGCTGGGTACCACCACGGTGGTCAACACCGTGCGCAACGCCGAAGGTGACGTGCTGGAGACCTTCGAATACGACTTCGGGCGCCCGCTCAAGCGCATCAGCGTGTTCGACTCGATCCTCGAGTTCAATCCGGACATTCACGCAGAGGCGCTGGCCGACGAGGCCGCCGCACGGCAGATCGCCGAGCGCCTGGATATCGAAGTCCGGGATGGCTGGGGACTGGGCAAGGTGCAGATCGAGATCTTCGAGAAGACCGTCGAGCATCGCCTCAAGGATCCGACCTTCATCACCGACTACCCTACCGAGGTGAGCCCGCTGGCGCGGCGTAACGACCGCGACCCGTTCGTTACCGAACGCTTCGAGTTCTTCGTCGGCGGCCGCGAAATCGCCAACGGCTTCTCGGAGCTCAACGATGCCGAGGACCAGGCCGAGCGCTTCCGCGCCCAGGCGGCGGAAAAGGAAGCCGGCGATCTGGAAGCGATGTACTACGATGCCGACTACGTGCGCGCGCTGGAGTACGGCCTGCCGCCCACCGCCGGTGAGGGCATCGGTATCGACCGCCTGGTCATGCTGTTCACCGATAGTGCCTCGATCCGCGACGTACTGCTGTTCCCGGCCATGCGGCCCGAGGTGGAGTGAAGGGCGGAAGTATTGGTAAGCGGCGGCGCTAGCGCCCATAATGATCACCGTTTCGACGTCGAGGAGACCGCGATGAAACTGCTCAACCGCTCCGCCCTGAGCGTCAGGCCGACCCGGCATTTCGTGGACTGGATCAACGCGCTGGAACCCACTATGGGGGAGGACGACCTCACCCTGGCAGACGTCGAACGTGAAAGCACCGTCTACCTCATCCCCGAGATGGACACCCCGGAGGCGCTGGAAGCCTTCGTGCGCGAGCGCTATCTCGAGATTCTCGAGACCGAGCTGCGCGCCTGGGAAGAGGACGAGCGCCAGTGGCCCGAGGCCATAGACTGGGCGCTGTTCCAGCGTTTCCTGCAGGTCGAGCACAGCTACCTGGCGATCGACCTCGACGACGAGACGGCGCTGGAAATCTCGGAGGTCGACGACTCGCTATTGCTGGAAACCGACCAGGACTGAGGAAAGTCCCGATTTGCTGCTGCGCTTGATATCCCGCTTCCCGGCGGGGCTCGCAATCCTCATTTAGCAGGCTGTAAACTCCGGTTGCTGCGCTCCGACGGAAAGCGGGCTCTCTTCGCTCGCAACGCAAATCGGGCCCTTTCCGTTCTTTAAAGATGCGAGAACCGGCTGCGGCCGGTTTTCTCGTTACGTACCCTGCGGTGATGGAAACAGGATGAGCCGACTCTTCTCCACCCGGCCCGGCGACGACGGCCTGCCGGGGCCCGAACGACGCCTGGCGGTGCTGGCACTAATCCTCGGCACCCTGATGGCTGTGGTGGACGTCACCATGATCAACATCGCGCTGCCCTCCATCGCGCGCGATCTCGAGGTTTCCGCCGCCAGAACGGTCTGGGTCACTAACCTCTTCCAGATCGTCTGCGCCGCCTTTCTTCTGGTGTGCGCCTCCTTCAGTGAAATGATCAGCCGTCGGCGACTCTACGTGACCGGGCTCGGGCTGTTCGTGCTGGCCTCGCTGGGCGCCGCACTGTCACGTAGCCTGGAATGGCTGCTGGTGTTCCGTGCGCTGCAGGGGCTGGGAGCGGCGGCGACGCTCTCCATCGGTCCTTCGCTCTACCGCTCGATCTTTCCCACACGTCTGCTGGGCAGTGCGCTGGGGCTCTCCGCCCTGGTGGTGGCGGGAGGCTATGCCGCCGGCCCGGCCTTGGGTGGGCTGGTGCTGTCGGTAGTGAGCTGGCCCTGGCTGTTTGCACTGCACCTGCCGCTGGGTCTCGTCTCACTGTGGCTGGCATGGCGCGCGCTACCCCGCGAGAAGGGCCGGCGCGGGGGGTTCGACGGCCGAGGTGCGCTGGGCTCGGTGGTCATGCTGG encodes:
- the lysS gene encoding lysine--tRNA ligase, whose translation is MANQSSSPDSPQTDDNRLIAERRAKLAARRERAAETGGSAFPNDFRRDSLAAELTAELGEKDKAELEALNRPAAVAGRIMRKRGPFLVIQDPSGVIQLYVDKKGLPEETLEDIKGWDIGDIVAGRGPVHKSGKGDLYVMMEEAKLLTKSLRPLPDKFHGLTDMEARYRQRYVDLIMNPDSRKVFETRAGVISAMRRFFEERGFMEVETPMLQPIPGGATARPFITHHNALDIDMYLRIAPELYLKRLVVGGFEKVFEINRNFRNEGLSTRHNPEFTMVEFYQAHANHHDLMDLTEEMLRAIALKVLGTTTVVNTVRNAEGDVLETFEYDFGRPLKRISVFDSILEFNPDIHAEALADEAAARQIAERLDIEVRDGWGLGKVQIEIFEKTVEHRLKDPTFITDYPTEVSPLARRNDRDPFVTERFEFFVGGREIANGFSELNDAEDQAERFRAQAAEKEAGDLEAMYYDADYVRALEYGLPPTAGEGIGIDRLVMLFTDSASIRDVLLFPAMRPEVE